The nucleotide window CCCTGGTCGAGGTGGGTCGGGGGCGAAGGCGGGCCGGGGACCTGGCCTGGGTCCTGCGATCCTGCGATCGCGCCCTTGCCGCGCCGCCCGCGCCGCCCCACGGCCTGTGCTTGTGGGGCGTCGACTATCCCGACGACAGCCAGGCGGCCTGATCGGCCGGGTCGGCGGCCAGGGCCACGTTGAACCCCTGGTCCCGAAGCGTGCGCACCACCTCGTGGCGATGGGACGGATCGCGGGTCTCCACCGTGAGCAGGACCTCGACCTCGTCCACACCCAGCTCGAGTCCGGCCCGATGGTGCTCGACCGACAGCACGTTGAGCCGCATCTTGGCCACGGCGTCGGTGAGGGCGGCCAGGGCGCCGGGACGGTCGCTGAGCACGATCCGCAGCAGCAGGTAGCGGCCGGCGGCGGACAGGCCACGGTCGATGAGCTTGGTGAGCACGAGGGGATCGACGTTGCCACCCGACAGGACGGCCAGGGCCGGCCCCGCACCCGGCACCCGACCGGCCAGGATGGCTGCCAGGGCCACCGCGCCGGCCGGCTCGACGACGACCTTGGCCCGCTCCACCAGCAGCAGGAGGGCGCGGCTGATCTCCTCCTCGGTCACGGTGACGACGTCGTCCACGTAGGCCTGGGCGTGGGCGAGCGTCAGATCGGACACGCAGCGCACGGCGATGCCGTCGGCCATGGTGGCCACGTTGTCGAGCGTCACGACCCGTCCGGCGTCGAGCGACGCCCGCATGGCCGCCGCCCCCGCCGCCTCGACACC belongs to Acidimicrobiales bacterium and includes:
- the ilvA gene encoding threonine ammonia-lyase, giving the protein DAGVIDLRDIEAARATVAPVLRVTPVTHSHSLSELAGREVLLKGEQLQRTGSFKIRGARNFVAHLERAEDQKPEVVAASAGNHAQGVALAARLSGLPATIFMPANAALPKVEATRSYGATVLLDGAVVDDAMVAARHHAERTGAVLVPPFDHPLVVAGQGTVGLEVAEQAPEAAVVVVPVGGGGLVAGVATALAHSRPQVRVVGVEAAGAAAMRASLDAGRVVTLDNVATMADGIAVRCVSDLTLAHAQAYVDDVVTVTEEEISRALLLLVERAKVVVEPAGAVALAAILAGRVPGAGPALAVLSGGNVDPLVLTKLIDRGLSAAGRYLLLRIVLSDRPGALAALTDAVAKMRLNVLSVEHHRAGLELGVDEVEVLLTVETRDPSHRHEVVRTLRDQGFNVALAADPADQAAWLSSG